GGGTGAGCTGGGTTTTGAGGCAGGTGTTCGAGGGGAGAACGTTTGAATAAGCCGGCACGAGCAGCACATCATCGAATGTGAGTGCTTTGTTGAGTAGACGCATTGCATTTCCTAGTGGCACAAAAACGTATTATACAGAGTGTGACCCACAGCATGGTCAACTTGTAAAATTTGTCTTAGTGTCATGCCGTCGCAGCGTGCTGCCGATACGGTTCAGCGCGCGCGTGCCACCGAACGTTTCAAGGTCCACGTGAAGCCAAGGCCGGCCGAAGTGCCGTGTTCCTGCCGCAGCAGAGGGCTCTGCCGATTAGCCGCCCCGGCGTAGCTTTCGTAGCGCACAAAGCCGAACAGGCGCAGGTCTGGCGAGATCATGCGCGTACCTGACAGCCCTACCCGCACCAGCATCAGCCCGCCTGCGGCGTCATAGGCCGGTCGCGCCGCCGTCGCATAGGCCGGCGCCACATCGTAGAAGTAACCGTTGATCTTGCGGTCGCCCGCCACCAGCGACAGGTTGGCATCCATGGTCCAGCGGGCGCCTTCGCCGCGCGTTTCATATGACAGGCGTGGCTCGAAGGTGTAGCCCTGCCCCCGCGCACCACCACGCAGTTCGATCACCGCGCGCAGCGGCAGCTCAAGGCGCACCCGGCTCGCCTCGCTCGGACGGTATACATTGATCTTCAGGCGTGGGCCGAATTCAACCAGCGTGCCAAGGTCCGGCATGCCTTCCCGAATCTCGACGTCGTCAGAACTCGCCGGCAGCGATCCGGCCAGCCCCACATCGAGCTCCACGCGGTCGCTGCGAAACAGGCGCGCGCCCACGCCTTCCTGGTCGGCGCGGAACACTTCACCACGGTAGATGAAGTAAGGCAGCAACAAGCCGCGCGTGGAGCGGTCGGACGCGCCGGGATAGGCGGGCGTGGTCGCCGCAAAACCAAAGGCGCCCAATTCCCACAAGGGGAGCTGCTGCTGCGCGGCGGCAGGGACACTGGCGGCAAACCAGGCTGCGGTGCAGCAGGCGAAAGCGCGGCGGATATGGGTCGCGGTCATGGATCTGGTTCCGTTCAAGATGAGGGTTGTAGACCAGTATCGTCAGCCCTGCTCTTTTCGTCAACAGGCGCGCCGTGCGCGCCTACGCACACGCCATGAACAAAAAAGCCGGCCGTTGCTGCCAACGCCGGCTTGTGTCTTCCCTTGCGCGATTGCTTACGGCCAGATGGCCTTGAGCAGCGCGGCCAGGTGGTAGCCACCCTTGATCAGCTGCGTGCGGGCCAGGTCCGAGCTCGGTACTGGATAGCGCTCGCCCATTTCAAGACCAAAGGTGTAGGCGGTCTCGCCCTTGCTGGTGGTGCGCGCATCGCGCTTGGTCACCGTCACGTCCTGGTGCGCCAGCTTGGCGGCAGCCAGCGACTCGGCCGCCCACTGGTAAGGCCAGGTGACCGGGTCGCCGGTGTTGACCGACACTTCTTGCCTGGGATCGGTGAACTTGGCGGCAAACTGCTCGGGCGTGCGGGTGCTGCTGCGGCGCATGGCGTAGGTGACGACGGTGCTGTCCCAGTAGCTGTGGAATGGCTTGGTGGGATACTTCTTGCCTCCTTCGGGAACATAGGGCGCTTCGCCCGTCACCGCCTTGGTGACGGCGTCGATCTTGGCGTCGTCCAGCAGCAGGTTGTTGCCCCCGCGTGACTCAAAGATCTTGACCGAGTCAATCTCGGCTTTCGTGGCAGGCACGACGAACTTGCCATCGGCACTCACGTAGGCAGCGCCCATGTGCAGCGGCTGGTGGATGTCGCCGGTCATGTGGGCAATCAAGAGCAGCGCCTGGCGTGGCGTGAAGCCACGCGGGTTGTTGACGGGGTCGGTCTTGCCCTGCAGGACGGCGATCGATTGCTTGAGCGTTTGCACGATATCGACATCCGACCCACCCACGATGCCGTCGTGGTAATGGTCATGCTGGAACGGCACATTGGCGTAATGGAATTCATTGTGGCGCGGGTGGGCGGCAGCGTAAGCGGCCATTTCCGGGGACGGGGCCGGGTAGCCCACGCCACCCTTGGCCGAATCGGCCAGGGTGGTGATCGATTCGAGCGTCTCGCCCGGCAGCAGCAAGGCCTTGACCTGCTTCTCGGCATTGCTGCCCTTGATCAGCTTTTGGGCGATGTTGCCGACGGCGCGGTGGCCTTCATTGCCCCATGCCAGCGCTTCGGTGGAGAGGAAGGCGGCAGAGAGCGCCATGACACAAGCGAGTTTTTTCATGTTCAGGTTCCTGGTGTTGGGAAAATCAAG
This region of Massilia sp. PAMC28688 genomic DNA includes:
- a CDS encoding S1/P1 nuclease, translated to MKKLACVMALSAAFLSTEALAWGNEGHRAVGNIAQKLIKGSNAEKQVKALLLPGETLESITTLADSAKGGVGYPAPSPEMAAYAAAHPRHNEFHYANVPFQHDHYHDGIVGGSDVDIVQTLKQSIAVLQGKTDPVNNPRGFTPRQALLLIAHMTGDIHQPLHMGAAYVSADGKFVVPATKAEIDSVKIFESRGGNNLLLDDAKIDAVTKAVTGEAPYVPEGGKKYPTKPFHSYWDSTVVTYAMRRSSTRTPEQFAAKFTDPRQEVSVNTGDPVTWPYQWAAESLAAAKLAHQDVTVTKRDARTTSKGETAYTFGLEMGERYPVPSSDLARTQLIKGGYHLAALLKAIWP
- a CDS encoding MipA/OmpV family protein, giving the protein MTATHIRRAFACCTAAWFAASVPAAAQQQLPLWELGAFGFAATTPAYPGASDRSTRGLLLPYFIYRGEVFRADQEGVGARLFRSDRVELDVGLAGSLPASSDDVEIREGMPDLGTLVEFGPRLKINVYRPSEASRVRLELPLRAVIELRGGARGQGYTFEPRLSYETRGEGARWTMDANLSLVAGDRKINGYFYDVAPAYATAARPAYDAAGGLMLVRVGLSGTRMISPDLRLFGFVRYESYAGAANRQSPLLRQEHGTSAGLGFTWTLKRSVARAR